Proteins encoded within one genomic window of Camelina sativa cultivar DH55 chromosome 19, Cs, whole genome shotgun sequence:
- the LOC104766962 gene encoding proteinaceous RNase P 2-like → MAASDQHRSRHQDESPSKPNKKKKVSRNPEANLLFSLNSCSKSKDLSAALALYDAAVTSSEVRLNQQHFQTLLYLCSACISDTSLQKLAVDRGYKIFDCMVSSGISPNEASITSVARLAAAKGDGDYAFNVVKDFVSVGGVSIPRLRTYAPALLCYCERLEAEKGYEVEEHMDAAGIALEEAEISALLKVSAATGRGNKVYRYLHKLREYVGCICEETSKIIEEWFCGEKAGEVSDNGICSGVGMLREAVLMNGGGWHGHEWVGEGKWIVKKGNVSSTGRCLTCSEQLACVDTSEVETQKFVDSLVALAMERKAKLDSCEATVVFSEFQGWLEKHGDFEAIVDGANIGLYQQNFADGGFSLPQLESVVNELYHESGNSKWPLILLHKRRVRALLENPTHRDLVEEWISKGVLYATPPGSNDDWYWLYAAAKLKCLLVTNDEMRDHIFELLGSSFFQKWKERHQVRYTFVKGNLNLEMPSPFSVVMQESEKGSWHVPVSCENNEESSRTWMCISRQSVL, encoded by the exons atgGCTGCCTCTGATCAACACCGCTCTCGCCACCAGGACGAAAGCCCTTCAAAAcccaacaagaagaagaaggtaagcCGAAACCCAGAAGCAAATCTCCTCTTCAGTCTCAATTCATGCTCCAAGTCCAAGGACCTCTCAGCTGCCTTAGCTCTTTATGATGCAGCAGTCACTTCTAGTGAAGTACGCCTCAACCAGCAACATTTTCAGACCCTTCTTTATCTATGCTCAGCTTGCATTAGTGACACATCTCTTCAGAAACTTGCTGTTGATCGTGGTTACAAGATTTTTGATTGTATGGTTAGTTCCGGGATAAGTCCTAATGAGGCATCCATCACTTCAGTAGCTCGTCTGGCTGCTGCTAAGGGTGATGGTGATTATGCTTTCAATGTTGTCAAGGACTTTGTTTCTGTTGGCGGTGTATCCATTCCCCGTCTGAGGACCTATGCGCCTGCTTTGCTATGTTACTGTGAGAGATTGGAGGCTGAAAAGGGTTATGAGGTGGAAGAGCACATGGATGCTGCAGGTATTGCATTGGAGGAGGCTGAGATCTCGGCTCTGTTGAAGGTAAGTGCTGCCACGGGACGAGGAAACAAGGTTTATAGgtatttacataaattaaggGAATATGTTGGCTGCATTTGTGAAGAAACTTCGAAAATTATCGAGGAATGGTTCTGTGGAGAGAAAGCTGGTGAGGTTAGTGATAATGGAATTTGTTCTGGTGTTGGGATGCTTAGAGAAGCTGTTTTGATGAATGGAGGTGGCTGGCACGGCCATGAGTGGGTTGGCGAGGGTAAATGGATTGTAAAGAAAGGTAATGTTAGCTCAACCGGAAGATGTTTGACTTGCAGTGAGCAGTTGGCTTGTGTAGATACCAGTGAGGTAGAAACACAGAAGTTTGTGGATTCTTTGGTGGCTTTGGCTATGGAGAGGAAAGCAAAGTTGGATTCATGCGAGGCAACGGTAGTGTTCAGCGAGTTTCAG GGCTGGCTTGAGAAGCATGGAGATTTTGAAGCTATAGTAGATGGTGCAAATATTGGGCTCTACCAACAAAATTTTGCAGATGGCGGTTTCAGTCTTCCACAG CTTGAATCTGTGGTGAATGAACTTTACCATGAAAGTGGTAATAGCAAATGGCCCCTAATTCTACTGCACAAGAGACGGGTCAGGGCGCTTTTAGAAAACCCAACCCACCGAGATCTGGTTGAAGAATGGATTAGTAAAGGTGTCTTATATGCAACTCCACCAGGTTCCAATGATGATTG GTATTGGCTGTATGCTGCTGCTAAGCTAAAGTGCTTGCTTGTTACTAATGATGAGATGAGAGACCACATTTTTGAACTGTTAGGGAGCAGTtttttccaaaagtggaaagaaaGGCATCAG GTCCGGTATACTTTTGTGAAAGGTAATCTGAATCTTGAAATGCCGTCGCCTTTTTCGGTTGTCATGCAG GAATCAGAGAAAGGGTCATGGCATGTCCCGGTTTCATGCGAAAACAATGAAGAGTCTTCAAGAACTTGGATGTGTATCAGCAGACAGAGTGTTTTATAG